The Camelina sativa cultivar DH55 chromosome 18, Cs, whole genome shotgun sequence DNA window AGGCACAAGTTCTTTGTTACAGTGGTACCAAACCAAGACATTGCAGAAGGTGGTGTGAGAGTTAAAAGATCACATTCTACATCTAACTGTAGCAGCCTGAGCTTTCGGCATCAAATGGGGTTCTCCATCTAAAGTCAAGTCACTGAATCACCTATGATGGAACGCAACAGACGACATTCTCAAGTGAGCTTTTAGCATTTTAGCTAAGCAAACACAAGCTGGTTTATTGATGCCACAACGAGGACATACATAGCATTGCACTTAGGAATTGTCATGTTTGAAGTGTGCATACACCTTTAGTCTATCTGNATCGAGATTCATTGATTCCTAAGCACCCGGATTTGTTCTGTTTGGTGAAGTTGTCTAGCGACCTTGTTGGTTTAAAGTTGATACATTGGGATGATAGCCTCGCTGTTTCCAAACTGCAACTGAGAGAGGATGTTGGAGATAATGATCATATGGCCTTCCCTGTGAAATTTACGAGAGGGTTTGGATTGAAGAGGAAGAGCATAGAGTGGCTCCAAGAATGGCAGAGACTCCCTTGTACGTCACCTTATGTTGATGCATCTCATTTGGACCCAAGAACTGATTTGTCTGAGAAGAGAAATGTCGGAGTGTTTCACGAACTTCTTCATCTAACAATCGGGAGAAAGACGGAGAGGCAAAACGTTAGCAATCTTCGTAAACCGTTTGCACTTCCCCAGAAGTTCACCAAAGTATTTGAGCGTCACCCTGGTATATTCTACATTTCTATGAAATGTGATACACAGACAGTAATCCTTAGAGAAGCATATGATAGGCGGCATCTCATTGAAAAGCACCCTCTCGTTGAAATCAGGGAAAAATTTGCAAACATGATGAATGAAGGGTTTTTGGATAGAAGTCGGGGGCTGTATCAGAGATCTGTTGAGAATCACTTGGGGAAGAACAGTAGCAAGACTAGCGGACAATAATCTGATATCTGGATAGGACTCTGATTGTCCTGGAGTTGAAGAACATAAACGCCTGTTTTAGTAGTGAGTCCTGTGTTCCAGTGGAAACAAATGACAGGCACAAGTTCTTTGTTACAGTGGTACCAAACCAAGACATTGCAGAAGGTGGTGTGAGAGTTAAAAGATCACATTCTACATCTAACTGTAGCAGCCTGAGCTTTCGGCATCAAATGGGGTTCTCCATCTAAAGTCAAGTCACTGAATCACCTATGATGGAACGCAACAGACGACATTCTCAAGTGAGCTTTTAGCATTTTAGCTAAGCAAACACAAGCTGGTTTATTGATGCCACAACGAGGACATACATAGCATTGCACTTAGGAATTGTCATGTTTGAAGTGTGCATACACCTTTAGTCTATCTGAGTCATGACATGGTGTTTTCCGGAAGATGATTATTGGTCTAAGGCATACATTGGATCGTTAACAGTGAGGTTGTTCTATATTTGTCCTTTGAATTTGCCCCCTTAACATAGAACAAATTCAAACcctgttgttttatttgtagcTGGTGATAGTGAGGTTgttctatattattaaatcaGATGAATTTTCggaattaattaagaaaaaaaaaagttatggtttttaacctttttcatTTTTCGAGGAGTGAATAACTCAAGATATACtgatagataaatattttattaaaagaataCTGATAGATAACAACGGTCCTAATTgctataataaaataacattaaagGTACATTTGCTTTATTAAAAGAAGATTAATATGGgataagaacatgttaatccatctGATATGCATGACACACGATGTTATCAAGTCAgtcgttttattataaataaactcaAATTATGAAGGGATTGTTTAAGAAAGTTGCTCCGATGTTGATGGAGTCGCTGGCTATACACGGCGCAAAGCTGTTTCATGATATGACTATCCTTAGCATAAAAACCGAGCAATCAAATTTAGTGATACAATCATTGTTAATAACAAACCAACAAACCGAGAAAAGATTTTTaatgtgaaacaaagaaaaagattaattaaCTTGAGaacttagaagaaaaataaaatgagtaacattaaatatatatgattgattacatatatttagttaagAATGATGTTcgaattagaagaaaaaaatatagaataccTAGTTATGAAACGTTATTTTTGTCTTTGGTACCAATGTACCATGTCTCTTCGGTGGGAGTTGAGAGGGGAATGGAAGTAAATGCATGAGCTTGATGAGATGGCATAAAAGTCGATTGGTCTTTCATGCATGGCGAGACATAATTTACATTAGCATCACCAGGTAGGTACATATTATTTGTCCCAAGTATGCTGGTTGGTGACGATTTGTGTGATGTGGTAGGCATGTAAAATGGCAGTTGTTGTGGAGGGTACGTTTGGTTATGAAAGAATCGTGGTCCACCGTGAGGATACGGATATGCACATTGAGGATGACTGTCCATCCAATTTGAAGGGTGGAATCGCCCattgttattattgttgtaCTGACTACAACTACTACAACTGCCACAATTGTTTTTCCCACCAGAAATGTATCCCATGTAGTTATTGTGGTTGTTGCTGATCATGTTATTGTGGTATTCTTGTGGGTAGCGTTCTTGCTGACCAGGGACCGTAAACAAGACATTTGGCAAGAAAGGGTGATATGTGTTGCTTAAGGATGGTTTGCTTTGTTTGGAGAGACGACTTTCTTCCATAAGCAACATGGAGCGAGCTTCAGTGAAGGAGGGAAATGGAGACTTGTGTTTGATTACATTGAGGATGTAATCGTACTTCTCTGTCAGACCGTTGAGTAAGTGCATGACTAGAACACGATCTGATATGGGAGAGTCAACGTTTGTCAAAAGGTCTGAAAGTGACTTCAACTTTTGACAATACTCATGTACAGAGAGATCACCAATCGTCATCGTGCGCAATTCATTTTCAAATTGAAGTGCACGAGCCTCCTTATTATCACGAAAGAGATTCTCTAGGGAAATCCATAAGTCTCGAGCTGTGCACCCGACTTTAATGATGGTGTCTAGAAGTGAATCAGTGATNTTGCTTTGTTTGGAGAGACGACTTTCTTCCATAAGCAACATGGAGCGAGCTTCAGTGAAAGAGGGAAATGGAGACTTGTGTTTGATTACATTGAGGATGTAATCATACTTCTCTGTGAGACCGTTGAGTAAGTGCATGACTAGAACACGATCTGATATGGGAGAGTCAACGTTTGTCAAAAGGTCTGAAAGTGACTTCAACTTTTGACAATACTCATGTACAGAGAGATCACCAATCGTCATCGTGCGCAATTCATTTTCAAATTGAAGTGCACGAGCCTCCTTATTATCACGAAAGAGATTCTCTAGGGAAATCCATAAGTCTCGAGCTGTGCACCCGACTTTAATGATGGTGTCTAGAAGTGAATCAGTGATGGTTCCATATATCCACATCTTAACAAGTCCATCACGTTCCTTCCACCTTTTCTCGGTCATTGGAGTCGGTGACGAGGATCCATCGATGTGACCAAGGACACTAAAGCTTAGGCAGTGAGTCTCGAATAGTTCACGCCACACCTCGTAATTCAACTTATTCAAATCAAGAGTGACAAAAATATAGGCACGAATTTGAGTGATTCCGAATGATTNNNNNNNNNNNNNNNNNNNNNNNNNNNNNNNNNNNNNNNNaaaaaaaaaaaaaaaaaaaaaaaaggaatttgcTGGTagaaataataaatgataaaatgagAGGAGGTGtttcacaaaagaaacaaaatgagtGTAGGTTAAAGTTATGATACCAGGTAAAAAGAATATACAACTATTTGGATCTCTTTTATTCGTTAAGTAATCAATATACATTGTACATGATCAGTATATGGAATCTAGGTATATCTTGTATAATAACTATCTAagatacactatatatatatatatatatataatcttattaaaaatacactaaaatttATGAGaggatttttaactaaaaataactatcttataacaaagaaaattttgaagaaattatttttgttcatttagagagatattgaaaataatttatttgttgtaatttgtaTACTACCATTTTATCATTATAACTAGttccaaattatataaacaataaaccagggaaatataaaatagaataaatgatgaaatttttaatatttaactaaaaatgCTAACTTCGAAATAAATCTATTGAcatactttttttaataatctctACGTTTCACTGAGAGTCCCGTTTTAgagttattttaaaaagaatgttGTTTCACATTTTCAAAACGACATTTGTAACTAGTTTT harbors:
- the LOC104760785 gene encoding protein ROOT PRIMORDIUM DEFECTIVE 1-like isoform X1 — protein: MRWLLQGRFSLCKCKERFDFFQQRCGLVNVKLKWVKDKELDAVVIREKHLKAVCNLVSVITSSPDLRLPIFKLLPHRGQLGLPQDLKLSAFIRRYPNIFVEHCYWDSAGTRVPCFGLTREAMDLYCEEADVIRVNVGDVLVRLCKLLMLTCERTLPLHSIDHLRWDLGLPYDYRDSLIPKHPDLFCLVKLSSDLVGLKLIHWDDSLAVSKLQLREDVGDNDHMAFPVKFTRGFGLKRKSIEWLQEWQRLPCTSPYVDASHLDPRTDLSEKRNVGVFHELLHLTIGRKTERQNVSNLRKPFALPQKFTKVFERHPGIFYISMKCDTQTVILREAYDRRHLIEKHPLVEIREKFANMMNEGFLDRSRGLYQRSVENHLGKNSSKTSGQ